In the Topomyia yanbarensis strain Yona2022 chromosome 3, ASM3024719v1, whole genome shotgun sequence genome, one interval contains:
- the LOC131687256 gene encoding uncharacterized protein LOC131687256, translated as MAAEKKLLVTSYSRMIDSIESRSEKMLIFVRSFDPEKQDKSILEDKLESVEAMRSLFHETEVKLYGVIKEDEVQSCQMTSEKLEDLFDEIRHIIRTKLRAIDPPKPASAQVVVATAQQTQAKLPDIPLPRFNGQLEDWISFKGQFNALIKRREGLPESEKLFYLKAAIQDGAARHIQSSEDTFASLWKSLSSEFENKKLLVDKHIAQLFHLKPIIRESGSALRCLINDVTRNIRALSNLELKLEPLSEQFLIHLICTRLDSRTRKDFELQLIDNSLPSWDKLLDFLQSRCRCLENIEQDGKDSSVHGLGSRTKPNFSDRSSNVSKSFPVSTAPTKSSPTCFLCKGTHYLSRCEQFLRLPQSERFSKVKGLGLCLNCFSNKHHVPECKSSSCRKCARRHHTTLHELDPIPSTSSNITNRSNPAPSTSSTNSIVATVSSTTNRKGQYVLYTAVGLVEDENGNSINCRILLDCGSMHNLITTHLVNALRLRMMKVNFAIEGVSGAPHLIKSKVGATIRSNVNADVSMKLEFLVMKKVTTDLPLRSFPIDPERIPADVVLADPMFNRSRRIDMLLGIQVFNELFTGQSFSLTNDRTFWCKETIFGWVVGGVVNEQEERSTSTNFCAVMTNEALSEQINRFWEMEALPEARKLTQEERAAERSFSDTCRRLPDGRYEVGLPIKETIQKLGDSQTMALRRFVQMEKRLLHDSNLRDQYRTFMNDYQEQSHMIKPKQHCPTGYFMPHHAVFNPASTTTKTRVVFDASAATTSGTSLNDHLFVGPVLQRKLTDTVLRFRVPKVVFTADITQMFRQIQIGPDDWKYQQIFWRIEQGHPLEIFQLTTVTYGTACAPFLATRTLEQLCKDESKRFPLASKAGTEDFYVDDLLSGADTVDEALALQNEFIQMMASGGFKLHKWASNHPELLQSVPNADSEQIAFFEDENVFRK; from the coding sequence ATGGCGGCCGAGAAGAAGCTTTTGGTGACGTCATATAGCCGTATGATTGACTCTATTGAGTCACGTTCGGAAAAAATGCTGATCTTTGTGCGTTCTTTTGATCCCGAGAAGCAAGACAAGTCGATTCTCGAAGACAAGCTAGAGTCGGTTGAAGCCATGCGTTCTTTGTTTCATGAGACTGAGGTTAAGTTGTATGGCGTTATCAAGGAAGATGAGGTTCAGTCGTGTCAAATGACCAGTGAGAAGTTAGAAGACCTGTTCGATGAGATACGTCACATTATTCGAACCAAACTTCGTGCGATTGATCCTCCCAAGCCAGCGAGTGCACAGGTTGTAGTTGCGACTGCCCAACAAACCCAAGCAAAGTTACCAGACATCCCTCTTCCTCGTTTCAACGGACAGTTGGAGGATTGGATTTCCTTCAAAGGTCAGTTCAATGCTCTGATAAAGCGTCGGGAAGGTCTTCCAGAAAGTgagaaattgttttatttgaaGGCAGCCATTCAAGATGGTGCCGCCCGCCATATTCAATCGTCCGAAGACACTTTCGCGTCCCTTTGGAAATCCCTTAGCAGTGAGTTTGAGAATAAAAAACTGCTGGTCGACAAGCACATTGCTCAGTTGTTCCACTTAAAACCAATAATTCGTGAGTCAGGGTCTGCGCTGCGATGTTTGATAAACGATGTTACTCGCAACATTCGTGCCTTATCCAATCTTGAGTTAAAACTTGAACCTTTGTCGGAACAATTCCTTATTCACCTTATCTGTACACGTTTGGATTCCCGTACCAGGAAGGACTTCGAACTACAGTTAATTGATAATTCGCTACCGTCTTGGGATAAACTGCTCGATTTCCTTCAGTCGCGCTGTAGGTGTTTGGAGAATATTGAACAAGACGGCAAGGACTCCTCTGTACATGGTCTAGGTTCTCGTACCAAGCCTAACTTTAGCGATCGCTCGTCGAATGTCTCCAAATCGTTCCCAGTCAGCACAGCTCCAACCAAGTCCAGTCCAACATGTTTCCTTTGTAAAGGGACTCACTACCTGAGTCGATGCGAGCAATTTCTTCGACTACCACAATCAGAACGTTTTTCGAAAGTTAAAGGTTTGGGTCTCTGTTTGAACTGCTTCAGTAATAAACACCATGTACCGGAGTGTAAGTCCAGTTCCTGTCGAAAATGTGCCCGTCGTCACCACACTACATTGCATGAACTGGATCCAATACCGTCAACCTCATCAAACATAACCAATCGATCGAACCCTGCACCTTCCACTTCATCGACAAATTCGATCGTTGCTACTGTATCATCAACGACCAATCGAAAAGGTCAATATGTTCTTTACACAGCAGTGGGTTTAGTCGAAGACGAAAATGGAAATTCGATTAATTGTAGAATTCTTCTCGACTGTGGGTCTATGCACAATTTGATCACTACGCACTTAGTCAACGCGTTGCGTTTGCGCATGATGAAAGTTAATTTTGCCATAGAAGGCGTTTCTGGAGCACCGCATTTAATCAAGAGCAAAGTAGGAGCAACGATCCGCTCTAATGTGAACGCTGACGTTTCAATGAAGCTTGAGTTCCTAGTAATGAAGAAGGTTACTACTGACTTACCCCTAAGATCATTTCCGATAGACCCCGAGCGAATCCCAGCGGATGTAGTACTGGCAGATCCTATGTTCAATCGATCGCGACGAATCGATATGCTGTTGGGAATCCAAGTGTTCAACGAATTATTTACTGGCCAATCTTTTTCGTTGACGAATGATCGTACGTTCTGGTGCAAAGAAACGATTTTTGGATGGGTTGTTGGCGGAGTAGTGAACGAGCAAGAAGAAAGGTCAACTTCTACGAATTTTTGTGCAGTCATGACGAACGAGGCATTAAGTGAACAGATTAATCGATTTTGGGAGATGGAAGCGCTTCCCGAAGCACGTAAATTGACTCAAGAAGAACGAGCAGCAGAGCGAAGTTTTTCGGATACATGCCGGAGACTTCCAGATGGACGATATGAAGTAGGTCTCCCAATAAAAGAAACTATTCAAAAGCTCGGAGATAGCCAGACTATGGCGTTGCGAAGATTTGTGCAGATGGAGAAGCGATTGTTGCATGATTCCAACCTACGAGATCAGTATCGAACATTCATGAACGATTATCAAGAGCAGAGTCATATGATCAAACCGAAGCAACATTGTCCAACAGGATATTTCATGCCCCATCACGCGGTGTTCAACCCCGCGAGCACCACCACGAAGACGCGAGTCGTATTCGACGCATCCGCTGCTACTACAAGCGGAACCTCCCTAAATGATCACTTATTTGTTGGTCCTGTTCTACAGCGAAAACTGACTGATACCGTGCTAAGATTTCGTGTTCCAAAGGTAGTGTTTACAGCGGACATAACTCAGATGTTCCGACAGATCCAAATTGGACCCGACGATTGGAAGTatcagcaaattttctggcggatAGAGCAAGGACACCCATTGGAGATCTTTCAGTTGACCACGGTTACGTACGGAACGGCTTGTGCACCGTTTTTGGCCACGAGGACGCTGGAGCAATTGTGCAAGGATGAGAGCAAACGGTTTCCTTTGGCATCGAAGGCAGGGACTGAAGATTTTTATGTGGACGACCTGTTGAGTGGAGCTGATACTGTTGACGAGGCTTTAGCATTGCAAAACGAATTCATTCAGATGATGGCTTCTGGAGGGTTCAAGTTGCATAAATGGGCTTCTAACCATCCTGAATTATTACAGTCAGTACCGAACGCCGATTCAGAGCAGATTGCATTTTTTGAGGACGAGAACGTTTTTCGAAAATAG
- the LOC131687257 gene encoding uncharacterized protein LOC131687257, with protein MGEIAIQRGVLPSQPPRQVELHGFCDASDLGYGACAYIRSIDDNGHYKVALLTSKSRIAPFKNAKLTIPRLELCGALVLARLISNITHNLNITFSRIILWSDSTTVLSWIRTDPTKLMTFVSNRVIEIQELTKNIEWRHIGTHDNPADLISRGFMPCEIRACTLWWMGASLLSQNDNTWPTSIQHIPPEQLPETKNPSISLTVTEPTTFTLFTIESNYRRMQRVMALMSRFIDHLRQDDRKKHRYGHLNIRELDEATMALTRIVQKEAFPQDFDCLEAGKVIHKNSQLITYSVFPDKSRFKVLRVGGRSRHATWMPLSQRHPMVLPSRHPFTHAVVRAYHSESLHAPQQLLLSILQRRFWLIHGRSTVRWVLRRCVTCFKAKPVIMQQMMGDLPKSRLEGGFAFLNAGVDFCGPIYIRQHNKRSTITYKVYVAVFLCFATRAIHLELVGDMTADAFIAALQRFISRRGKCAKLFSDNGLNFVGSKNKLREMYDMFQSQLFKHKLDDFCSKTAIEWHLIPLSAPHFGGLWEAGVRSAKYHLKRITGTANMNFEEYSTVLTRIEAVLNSRPITPMSVDPTDIQPLTPGHFLVGRPLTDIAEPDVTDRKETTLSR; from the coding sequence ATGGGAGAAATAGCGATACAACGCGGCGTATTGCCATCTCAGCCACCACGTCAGGTGGAACTACATGGCTTCTGCGATGCCTCCGATTTGGGCTACGGTGCATGTGCCTACATCCGCTCTATCGACGACAACGGTCACTACAAAGTTGCCTTACTCACCTCAAAGTCTCGAATCGCACCCTTCAAGAACGCTAAACTGACTATACCGCGCCTTGAACTTTGCGGAGCGCTTGTACTTGCACGATTGATTTCTAACATAACGCACAATTTAAATATTACCTTTTCCAGAATCATTCTCTGGTCAGATTCCACCACAGTACTATCCTGGATAAGAACTGATCCCACCAAACTGATGACGTTCGTAAGCAACCGAGTTATTGAAATCCAGGAACTAACGAAGAACATAGAATGGAGACATATTGGGACTCATGATAATCCCGCTGACCTAATATCGCGAGGGTTTATGCCTTGCGAAATCCGAGCATGCACACTCTGGTGGATGGGAGCAAGTTTACTGTCCCAAAACGATAATACTTGGCCAACGAGCATCCAACACATACCGCCAGAGCAACTCCCGGAAACGAAAAACCCCTCGATCAGTCTCACAGTTACAGAACCAACGACGTTCACCCTGTTCACCATCGAAAGTAACTATCGCCGAATGCAACGAGTTATGGCGCTAATGTCGCGGTTTATTGATCATCTTCGTCAAGACGACCGCAAAAAACATCGCTACGGACATCTGAATATACGAGAACTTGATGAAGCAACAATGGCGCTGACGAGAATCGTCCAGAAGGAAGCATTCCCGCAGGATTTCGATTGCCTGGAAGCTGGAAAGGTAATCCATAAAAATAGTCAACTTATCACATATTCTGTGTTCCCAGACAAATCACGGTTCAAGGTGCTACGAGTTGGCGGTCGGAGTCGTCATGCGACGTGGATGCCATTGAGTCAACGACATCCCATGGTGCTACCATCTCGACATCCGTTTACACATGCTGTTGTTCGAGCTTACCACAGTGAATCCCTTCACGCTCCTCAACAGTTGCTGCTTAGCATACTGCAACGTCGGTTTTGGTTGATACATGGCCGCAGTACAGTACGATGGGTACTCAGACGGTGTGTTACTTGCTTCAAGGCGAAGCCGGTGATAATGCAGCAAATGATGGGTGATTTGCCAAAGTCCCGTTTGGAAGGCGGCTTTGCATTCCTGAATGCTGGGGTAGACTTCTGCGGGCCGATCTACATTCGTCAGCATAATAAGCGATCAACGATCACGTACAAGGTGTATGTGGCGGTGTTTCTATGTTTCGCAACCAGAGCGATCCACCTGGAGCTGGTTGGGGATATGACGGCAGATGCCTTCATCGCGGCCTTGCAACGATTCATCTCACGCAGAGGTAAATGTGCGAAATTATTTTCCGATAATGGCCTTAATTTTGTTGGTAGCAAAAACAAGTTGAGGGAGATGTACGACATGTTCCAGTCCCAGCTCTTTAAGCACAAGTTGGACGATTTCTGTTCAAAAACGGCCATCGAATGGCATCTGATCCCGCTCAGTGCTCCACATTTTGGCGGCCTTTGGGAGGCCGGGGTTCGATCCGCCAAATATCATCTCAAGCGAATTACTGGCACTGCCAACATGAACTTCGAGGAATATAGTACAGTACTTACTCGAATTGAAGCTGTGCTTAACTCGAGGCCAATCACGCCGATGTCAGTGGATCCAACCGACATACAACCTCTTACTCCAGGACATTTCTTGGTCGGTCGCCCGTTGACCGATATCGCCGAACCTGACGTCACCGACCGCAAGGAAACGACACTTTCTCGTTGA